Part of the Polaribacter sp. Hel1_33_78 genome is shown below.
TTTCTTCTATTAAATCCGAGATAAATACGTTGTTACTAATATGTTGCGTATCGTTTGTAGTTTTAGTCCTTTTATTGCAATTTAAAATATATTTGTTTTCTAAAAAGCAAAGAAAGACATCAACTCAATTATAAAGAGTTTTTAATTTGATTAGTTTCAAGTTTAATACTAAATTATAATTAATGAAAATCCATTAAACGTATGTATAAAATTAAAGAACTACAAACTGTGAAATTAAATATATTGAAAATTAAATCTCAAAACAGTATTACTGTTAAACGATTTTAGAAATATGAAAATAAGAATCCTACTTAAATTTACTTTTTTAGTCATCTTTTGCAATAATTTATTATCTCAGGACTTATTTGATAAAAAGAAAATTTCGCTAAGTTTACAATGGGATTTAAAGGATTCCATAAGCACTGAAAATGGCTTATATAAAATCAATCAATACAAACCTGTATACTTTTTATTAGGGAATTTCACCAATAACATAAATCAAACACCTTTTAGTGATAACCCCATTAATACGGTTAGTTCTGCAATTCCATTAAATAATAAAGAACTTAAATTTCAAATTAGTTTTAAAATTAAGGTTATAAACAATCTATTTAATTTGAAGCGTGGTAGTAGTGGTGACTTATGGGTAGGTTATACACAAACGTCTCGCTGGCAGCTATACAATAGTAAACTATCTCGTCCTTTTCGTGAAACCAATTACGAACCGGAAGTAATGTATATAGTACCTACTAATTATTCCTTTTGGGGTATTAAAAGTGTTTTTGCTGGTATAGGTATCAATCATCAGAGTAATGGTCGTAGTAACCCTTCCTCTAGAAGTTGGAACAGAATTATTGCCCAAATTGCTTGGGAAACTAAAAACACAAGCATCATAATTCGTCCGTGG
Proteins encoded:
- a CDS encoding phospholipase A produces the protein MKIRILLKFTFLVIFCNNLLSQDLFDKKKISLSLQWDLKDSISTENGLYKINQYKPVYFLLGNFTNNINQTPFSDNPINTVSSAIPLNNKELKFQISFKIKVINNLFNLKRGSSGDLWVGYTQTSRWQLYNSKLSRPFRETNYEPEVMYIVPTNYSFWGIKSVFAGIGINHQSNGRSNPSSRSWNRIIAQIAWETKNTSIIIRPWWRIKETAENDNNPGIQNYMGRAEIIVAYGKGKHDLSLITRHSLRFGDRNRGSLQLDYGIQVLDNLKFHTQIFHGYGESMIDFNHNQSTIGFGLSLVEWR